One Actinomycetota bacterium DNA segment encodes these proteins:
- a CDS encoding TetR/AcrR family transcriptional regulator, producing the protein MDVTDTSQEVDGRRLRREQNREAVLDALAELFSEGVYQPRANEIAERAGISPRSLFRYFDDIDDLNRATIERHLAAARPQLDIGIGPDASTKAKVECVVEARMRLFETIAPAARAARGYALRHPVVAAQVRDSRFHLRDQVHRLFAPELEGDRAELLPALDALCSFETCELVRFDQGLSRAEAVSALVKALTALLEPSASGA; encoded by the coding sequence GTGGACGTGACCGACACCTCCCAGGAGGTCGACGGCCGACGCCTTCGGCGCGAGCAGAACCGCGAGGCCGTCCTCGACGCGCTCGCCGAGCTGTTCTCCGAAGGCGTCTACCAGCCCCGCGCGAACGAGATCGCCGAGCGCGCCGGCATCTCCCCTCGCTCGCTGTTCCGGTACTTCGACGACATCGACGACCTCAACCGGGCCACGATCGAGCGCCACCTCGCCGCCGCCCGTCCCCAGCTCGACATCGGCATCGGGCCGGACGCGTCGACGAAGGCCAAGGTCGAGTGCGTCGTCGAGGCACGCATGCGCCTGTTCGAGACGATCGCGCCGGCGGCGCGTGCGGCCCGCGGCTACGCGCTCCGCCACCCAGTGGTCGCCGCGCAGGTGCGCGACAGCCGCTTCCACCTACGCGATCAGGTGCATCGTCTGTTCGCGCCGGAGCTCGAGGGCGATCGGGCCGAACTACTCCCTGCACTCGACGCGCTGTGCTCGTTCGAGACGTGCGAGCTCGTGCGATTCGACCAGGGGCTGTCCCGAGCGGAGGCCGTGTCCGCACTCGTGAAAGCGTTGACCGCGCTGCTCGAGCCGTCCGCCTCCGGCGCATGA